One region of Roseicitreum antarcticum genomic DNA includes:
- the dtd gene encoding D-aminoacyl-tRNA deacylase, with protein MRALVQRVTQASVTVKGAVVGEIGPGAMVLICAMAGDTQAQADQMAAKIARLRIFRDEAGKMNLSLLQTAGAVLLVSQFTLAADTSRGNRPGFSAAAPPDAGALLVDRCGDTLRGLGVSVATGVFGADMAVSLVNDGPVTLWLEV; from the coding sequence ATGCGCGCCTTGGTACAGCGGGTCACGCAAGCCTCGGTCACGGTCAAAGGCGCGGTGGTGGGCGAGATCGGCCCTGGCGCCATGGTCCTGATCTGCGCCATGGCGGGTGACACACAGGCACAGGCGGATCAGATGGCCGCAAAGATCGCCCGTCTGCGCATTTTCCGCGACGAGGCAGGCAAGATGAACCTGTCGCTGCTGCAAACCGCGGGGGCGGTGCTGCTGGTCAGCCAGTTCACACTCGCCGCTGACACGTCGCGCGGCAACCGCCCCGGCTTTTCCGCCGCCGCCCCGCCCGACGCAGGCGCGCTGCTGGTAGACCGCTGCGGCGACACATTGCGCGGCCTTGGCGTATCCGTGGCCACCGGGGTTTTTGGTGCCGATATGGCCGTGTCGCTGGTCAACGACGGCCCCGTAACCCTATGGCTGGAGGTGTGA
- a CDS encoding primosomal protein N' (replication factor Y) - superfamily II helicase — translation MQTEHRFPCAQCGAALRFAPGQDRLTCEYCGHAQDIPGLTDEDRATVLETLDYHAAVAEILPADQIEETRVTACPNCGAQVTFDEKEHASQCPFCATPVVADTGTHRHIKPQAVIPFRLTERDAHEKMNQWLKRLWFAPNGLAQYARNDRRLDGLYVPYWAFDADTTSDYQGARGTYYYVSVSDGKGGTRQERRTRWTSTSGRVARRFMDLLIMASTSLPRRYVRKLEPWTLSELELYNPQYLSGFRAEGYTVDLPDGFALAKERMAEVITEDARRDIGGDEQRVTSVRTTYADERFKHLLLPIWVAAYRYRDKSYRFVVNAQSGRVQGERPWSAWKIALAVIAALILLAGGFYLAEFA, via the coding sequence ATCCAGACCGAACATCGCTTTCCCTGCGCGCAATGCGGCGCCGCGCTGCGTTTTGCGCCGGGACAGGACCGGCTGACCTGCGAATATTGCGGCCATGCTCAGGACATTCCTGGCCTGACCGATGAAGACCGCGCCACCGTGCTGGAAACGCTGGACTACCACGCCGCCGTGGCCGAGATACTGCCCGCTGACCAGATCGAAGAGACCCGCGTTACCGCCTGCCCCAACTGCGGCGCGCAAGTCACGTTCGACGAGAAGGAACACGCCAGTCAGTGCCCCTTCTGCGCCACCCCCGTGGTGGCCGATACCGGCACCCACCGGCATATCAAGCCGCAAGCGGTGATCCCGTTCCGCCTGACAGAACGCGACGCGCATGAGAAGATGAACCAATGGCTCAAACGGCTGTGGTTCGCGCCCAACGGGCTGGCACAATATGCGCGCAACGACCGGCGACTGGACGGCCTTTATGTCCCGTACTGGGCCTTCGATGCCGACACGACATCCGACTATCAGGGCGCGCGTGGCACCTATTATTATGTCAGTGTGTCCGACGGCAAAGGTGGCACCCGCCAGGAACGCCGCACGCGCTGGACCTCCACCTCGGGGCGGGTGGCGCGACGGTTCATGGACCTGCTCATCATGGCCTCGACCAGCCTGCCGCGCCGCTATGTGCGCAAGCTGGAACCCTGGACCCTGTCAGAGCTGGAGCTTTACAACCCGCAATACCTCTCGGGCTTCCGGGCCGAAGGCTATACCGTCGACCTGCCCGACGGCTTTGCACTGGCAAAGGAGCGCATGGCCGAGGTCATCACCGAGGACGCGCGCCGCGATATCGGCGGCGACGAACAACGCGTCACCTCGGTGCGCACCACTTATGCGGATGAGCGGTTCAAGCACCTGCTGCTGCCGATCTGGGTCGCCGCCTACCGTTACCGCGACAAAAGCTACCGCTTCGTGGTCAATGCGCAATCGGGGCGGGTGCAGGGGGAGCGGCCTTGGTCGGCGTGGAAAATCGCGCTGGCGGTCATCGCAGCGCTGATCTTGCTGGCAGGCGGTTTCTACCTGGCAGAATTTGCCTGA
- a CDS encoding carbohydrate kinase family protein: MILCCGEALIDMLPRETAAGEPAFAPYPGGAVFNTAIALGRLDVPAGFFSGISTDLFGQILTDSLAASGVDSALAVRSDRPTTLAFVTLTDGQARYAFYDENTAMRMLTPQDLPALPDDVSALFFGGISLVGEPCAQAFAALLDREHTSRVTMIDPNIRPGFITDAARYRARLNAMLAQCDIVKLSDEDLIWLTGAGEIPTLAAAVLDLGPKVVIITEGAEGARAFTARDTVHVPARRVTVVDTVGAGDTFNAGFLAALHDADQLTKAAVASVTADTLRAALGLGGQAAALTVSRAGANPPRRAEL; encoded by the coding sequence ATGATCTTATGCTGTGGTGAAGCGCTGATCGACATGTTGCCGCGCGAGACGGCGGCTGGAGAGCCTGCCTTCGCCCCCTATCCCGGCGGCGCGGTGTTCAACACAGCCATCGCACTGGGACGGCTGGACGTACCTGCGGGGTTCTTCAGCGGCATCTCCACCGATCTTTTCGGCCAGATCCTGACCGACAGCCTTGCCGCATCGGGGGTGGACAGTGCGCTGGCAGTCCGGTCGGACCGCCCCACGACGCTGGCGTTCGTAACGTTGACCGACGGGCAGGCGCGCTATGCTTTCTATGATGAAAACACCGCGATGCGGATGCTGACACCGCAGGACCTGCCCGCCCTGCCCGATGATGTCAGCGCGCTGTTCTTCGGGGGCATCTCGCTGGTGGGTGAGCCCTGCGCGCAGGCCTTCGCCGCCCTTCTGGACCGGGAACATACCAGCCGCGTGACCATGATCGACCCCAACATCCGCCCCGGTTTCATCACCGATGCAGCGCGCTACCGTGCCCGCCTGAACGCGATGCTGGCGCAATGCGACATCGTGAAACTGTCAGACGAGGATCTGATCTGGCTGACGGGCGCGGGCGAGATTCCCACCCTGGCCGCCGCCGTGCTGGACCTTGGCCCCAAGGTGGTCATCATCACCGAAGGGGCCGAGGGCGCACGTGCCTTCACCGCGCGCGACACGGTGCATGTACCTGCCCGCCGCGTCACCGTGGTAGATACCGTGGGCGCGGGCGATACGTTCAACGCGGGGTTTCTGGCCGCGCTGCATGACGCGGACCAACTGACAAAGGCTGCGGTAGCCAGTGTCACTGCCGACACCCTGCGCGCCGCACTTGGTCTTGGCGGGCAAGCGGCGGCGCTGACCGTCTCGCGCGCCGGGGCCAACCCGCCGCGCCGGGCAGAACTTTAA
- a CDS encoding aspartate aminotransferase family protein, translating into MLTNDQLSQWDRDTFFHPSTHLAQHARGESANRIIKTASGVYIEDRDGNRMLDAFAGLYCVNVGYGRPEIAEAIADQAKELAYYHSYVGHGTEASITLAKMVVDRAPANMSKVYFGLGGSDANETNIKLVWYINNVLGRPQKKKIISRWRGYHGSGLITGSLTGLGLFHAKFDLPLAGILHTEAPYYYRRPDLNMSEADFTAHCASELEAMIEREGADTIAAFIAEPLLGTGGIVPPPAGYWAAIQPILKKHDIILIADEVVTGFGRLGTMFGSAHYDIEPDIITIAKGLTSAYAPLSGSIISDKLWKVLEEGTDTYGPFGHGWTYSAHPIGAAAGVANLKLIDSLGLVDNAGITGAYLNTTMEAALADHPHVGEVRGEGMLCSVELVRDRDTRTFFDAGDKFAARVVAAMLKRGVIARAMPQGDIIGFAPPLCLTKSEADTIVSATVDALNEVSA; encoded by the coding sequence ATGCTGACCAATGACCAATTGTCCCAATGGGACCGCGACACGTTCTTCCACCCCTCGACCCATCTGGCCCAGCACGCGCGCGGCGAATCCGCGAACCGCATCATCAAAACCGCCTCGGGCGTGTATATCGAGGACCGCGACGGCAACCGCATGCTCGACGCCTTTGCCGGGCTTTATTGCGTCAACGTCGGTTATGGCCGCCCCGAGATTGCCGAGGCGATTGCCGACCAGGCGAAGGAACTGGCCTACTACCACTCCTACGTCGGGCATGGGACCGAGGCGTCGATCACGCTGGCCAAGATGGTGGTGGACCGCGCCCCCGCCAACATGTCAAAGGTGTATTTCGGCCTTGGCGGATCAGATGCGAATGAAACCAACATCAAGCTGGTGTGGTACATCAACAACGTGTTGGGTCGGCCGCAGAAAAAGAAAATCATCTCGCGCTGGCGCGGCTACCATGGGTCGGGCCTCATCACCGGCTCGCTGACCGGGCTGGGCCTGTTCCATGCGAAATTCGACCTGCCACTGGCGGGCATCTTGCATACCGAGGCACCCTATTACTACCGTCGCCCCGATCTGAACATGTCCGAGGCTGACTTTACCGCGCATTGCGCCAGCGAACTGGAAGCGATGATCGAACGCGAAGGCGCCGACACCATCGCCGCCTTTATCGCAGAACCCCTGCTGGGCACCGGCGGCATCGTACCGCCGCCTGCGGGCTATTGGGCCGCGATCCAGCCGATCCTGAAGAAGCACGACATCATCTTGATCGCGGATGAGGTCGTGACCGGCTTTGGCCGTCTGGGCACCATGTTCGGCAGCGCGCATTATGATATCGAACCCGATATCATCACCATCGCCAAGGGCCTGACCAGCGCCTATGCCCCGCTCTCGGGCTCGATCATCAGCGACAAGCTGTGGAAAGTGCTGGAGGAAGGCACCGACACCTATGGCCCCTTTGGCCATGGTTGGACCTATTCCGCCCATCCCATCGGGGCAGCGGCGGGCGTGGCAAACCTGAAGCTGATCGACAGCCTGGGTCTGGTGGACAATGCCGGGATCACCGGGGCATACCTCAACACCACCATGGAAGCCGCACTGGCCGACCATCCCCACGTGGGCGAAGTGCGCGGCGAGGGGATGCTTTGTTCGGTCGAACTGGTGCGTGACCGGGACACCCGCACCTTCTTTGACGCGGGCGACAAATTCGCGGCCCGCGTGGTGGCGGCCATGCTGAAGCGCGGTGTAATCGCGCGCGCCATGCCGCAAGGTGACATCATCGGCTTCGCCCCACCGTTGTGCCTGACCAAATCCGAGGCCGACACTATTGTGTCCGCCACCGTTGATGCGCTTAATGAAGTCAGTGCATAA
- a CDS encoding Lrp/AsnC family transcriptional regulator, whose amino-acid sequence MRLDGRDIEILKILQSEGRISKTDLARRINLSPTPCWDRLQRLEKAGVIESYGARVSYRALGPHVTVFVTVEMEHHRAGLMQAFEVAVQRYPEITGVWALGGGLDYLMQIVTRDIDSYQRLIDTLLDARIGLARYYTHIVTKPVKSPGALPLDMLLGDQGG is encoded by the coding sequence CTGCGGCTGGACGGGCGCGACATAGAAATCTTGAAGATCCTCCAGTCCGAGGGTCGGATCTCCAAGACCGACCTTGCGCGGCGCATCAACCTGTCACCGACACCCTGTTGGGACCGGCTGCAGCGGCTGGAAAAGGCGGGCGTCATCGAAAGCTACGGGGCGCGCGTCAGCTATCGGGCGTTGGGGCCGCATGTGACGGTCTTCGTTACGGTGGAGATGGAGCATCACCGCGCGGGCCTGATGCAGGCGTTCGAAGTGGCGGTGCAACGCTATCCCGAAATCACCGGGGTCTGGGCGTTGGGAGGCGGGCTTGACTACCTGATGCAGATCGTCACCCGCGACATCGACAGCTATCAGCGCCTGATCGACACGCTGCTGGACGCACGCATCGGGCTGGCGCGCTATTACACACATATCGTGACCAAGCCGGTGAAATCCCCCGGCGCGCTGCCACTGGATATGTTGCTGGGCGATCAGGGCGGATAG
- the doeB gene encoding N(2)-acetyl-L-2,4-diaminobutanoate deacetylase DoeB has translation MAIAPTIPLDQPGAHHGFLRLPYSRDDSAWGSVMIPISVIQGGEGPTALFVGGNHGDEYEGPIALRDLALTLDPGAIEGRVIILPALNAPAIAAGTRTSPIDRGNLNRSFPGRADGTVTQKIAHYVASELVPLADLVLDMHSGGKTLDFVPFAAAHVLPDAAHQEACAAAMRAFNAPFCAMMLEIDAVGMFDTEVEAQGKTFVTTELGGGGTATAASVGIARKGVHNLLHHMGILPGAPKIGPSQMLDMPDGACFTFAQVGGLCETLVDLGAPVQAGQSVARVWPMGASGVAPTVYTAGLDGILISRHFPGLIQPGDCLAVVGVPVAG, from the coding sequence ATGGCCATCGCCCCCACTATCCCGCTGGATCAGCCCGGCGCGCATCATGGTTTCCTGCGCCTGCCCTATTCGCGCGACGACAGCGCATGGGGTTCAGTGATGATCCCGATTTCGGTGATCCAGGGAGGCGAGGGCCCGACGGCGCTGTTTGTCGGAGGCAACCACGGGGATGAATATGAGGGGCCGATTGCCCTGCGCGATCTGGCACTTACGCTGGACCCCGGCGCGATTGAGGGCCGGGTCATTATCCTGCCCGCGCTGAACGCGCCTGCGATTGCCGCAGGTACCCGGACCTCGCCCATTGACCGCGGCAACCTGAACCGCAGTTTTCCGGGGCGCGCGGATGGCACGGTAACGCAAAAGATCGCGCATTATGTTGCCAGCGAACTTGTGCCGCTGGCCGATCTGGTCCTCGACATGCATTCGGGCGGCAAGACGCTGGATTTCGTGCCTTTTGCCGCCGCGCATGTGCTGCCTGACGCGGCACATCAGGAAGCCTGTGCCGCCGCGATGCGCGCCTTCAACGCCCCCTTTTGCGCGATGATGCTGGAAATCGACGCCGTGGGCATGTTCGACACGGAAGTAGAGGCGCAGGGCAAGACCTTTGTGACCACCGAACTGGGTGGCGGCGGCACGGCAACCGCGGCCTCGGTTGGCATCGCGCGCAAGGGCGTGCACAACTTGTTGCATCATATGGGTATTTTGCCGGGCGCGCCGAAGATTGGCCCCAGCCAGATGCTGGACATGCCCGATGGTGCCTGCTTCACCTTCGCGCAAGTGGGCGGATTGTGCGAGACGCTGGTGGATCTGGGTGCGCCTGTGCAAGCGGGTCAGTCGGTGGCGCGCGTCTGGCCCATGGGTGCCTCGGGTGTAGCGCCCACGGTTTATACGGCGGGGCTGGATGGCATCTTGATCAGCCGTCACTTCCCCGGCCTGATCCAACCCGGCGATTGCCTGGCCGTGGTGGGCGTGCCCGTGGCGGGGTAA
- a CDS encoding M24 family metallopeptidase produces MTTTNPNFTDAEYYARIAKTRAEMDRRGLDLLIITDPSNMAWISGYDGWSFYVHQAVLLPMSGEPVWWGRAMDGAGAARTVFMRDDASIVGYDDSYVQNPQKHPMEALASLIIDRGWNTGWIGVEMDNYYYSARAHDVLTNHLHEANLNDSTGLVNWQRAVKSDSEIEYIRRAGSIVQRMHEVIVERAEPGMAKNELVAEIFHAGIMGAEGHWGDYPAIVPMAPSGMDATAPHLTWDDRPLRRGESNFFELAGAHRRYHCPQSRTLFFGPPPDIYRRAENAVLEAMEAGLAQARPGNRCEDVANAFNATLNKLGFEKDSRCGYSIGLSYPPDWGERTMSFRRGDMTEIKAGMTLHFMPALWLEDGGLEITETILITDAGAQPFCTTPRGIFVKD; encoded by the coding sequence ATGACTACGACAAACCCGAACTTTACCGATGCGGAGTATTACGCCCGCATCGCCAAGACCCGCGCCGAAATGGACCGGCGCGGGTTGGACCTGTTGATCATCACCGACCCGTCGAACATGGCCTGGATCTCAGGCTATGATGGCTGGTCATTTTATGTGCATCAGGCGGTGTTGCTGCCGATGTCGGGTGAACCCGTGTGGTGGGGCCGGGCGATGGATGGCGCGGGGGCGGCGCGCACCGTGTTCATGCGCGACGATGCCTCAATCGTCGGCTATGACGACAGCTATGTGCAGAACCCGCAGAAACACCCGATGGAGGCGCTGGCGTCCCTCATCATTGATCGCGGCTGGAATACCGGCTGGATCGGCGTGGAGATGGACAACTATTATTATTCCGCCCGCGCCCATGACGTGCTGACCAACCATCTGCACGAGGCGAACCTGAACGATTCCACCGGGCTGGTGAACTGGCAGCGTGCGGTGAAATCAGATTCAGAAATCGAATATATCCGCCGCGCGGGCAGCATCGTGCAGCGGATGCACGAGGTCATCGTGGAACGCGCCGAACCCGGCATGGCCAAGAACGAGCTGGTGGCCGAGATCTTCCATGCGGGCATTATGGGCGCAGAAGGCCATTGGGGTGATTACCCGGCAATCGTGCCCATGGCACCGTCCGGCATGGACGCCACCGCCCCGCATCTGACCTGGGATGATCGGCCCTTGCGGCGGGGCGAATCCAACTTCTTCGAGCTGGCAGGCGCGCACCGCCGCTATCACTGCCCGCAGTCGCGCACCCTCTTCTTCGGTCCGCCGCCCGACATTTACCGCCGCGCCGAGAATGCGGTGCTGGAAGCGATGGAGGCGGGCCTGGCCCAGGCCCGCCCCGGCAACCGCTGCGAAGATGTGGCCAACGCCTTCAACGCGACACTCAACAAGCTGGGGTTCGAGAAGGACAGCCGCTGCGGCTATTCCATCGGCCTGTCCTATCCCCCCGACTGGGGTGAGCGCACGATGTCTTTCCGGCGCGGCGACATGACGGAAATCAAGGCGGGCATGACGCTGCATTTCATGCCCGCCTTGTGGCTGGAAGACGGCGGGCTGGAGATTACTGAAACCATCTTGATCACCGATGCGGGGGCGCAGCCCTTCTGCACCACCCCGCGCGGGATCTTCGTGAAGGACTGA
- a CDS encoding NAD-dependent succinate-semialdehyde dehydrogenase yields the protein MSLHSVPKTDTLRKLDDPRLVRSFSYIDGKWCSAADGAEITVTNPANGAVLGSIASLSAAESRGAVDAAAKAFGPWADLLPQERARLLRRWFDLMGQHREDLARIMVLEQGKPISEARGEIDYAASFLEFYSEEAKRPNIEGVTSHLADAEVEIWREPVGVAALITPWNFPAAMLTRKAGAALAAGCTVVAHPSAETPFSALALAELAERAGIPAGVFNVVTGDAPVVVEPWTQDKRVRVLSFTGSTPVGRLLYRQCADTVKTLVMELGGHAPFIVFSDADLDRAVSEAVKAKFATSGQDCLGANRFFIARPVYDDFCARFTQATKALRVGPGMDDPDIGPLMNTGAVAKQVAHVKDALARGAKLLIGGDVLPNGPLFYAPTVLADVPMDADIMREETFGPVAALTPFDSEDEVVAAANATEYGLVAYVHTIDPRRIYRMSRSLEFGMVAVNRTKVTGAPIPFGGFKQSGLGREGARLGMEAFTEVKYVCRDWG from the coding sequence ATGTCCCTGCATTCCGTCCCCAAAACCGACACATTGCGCAAGCTGGACGACCCGCGCCTTGTGCGATCTTTCAGCTATATCGACGGCAAATGGTGCAGCGCGGCCGATGGCGCAGAGATCACGGTGACCAACCCCGCTAACGGCGCAGTGCTGGGCTCCATCGCCAGCCTTTCGGCCGCCGAGAGCCGGGGCGCCGTCGATGCCGCCGCAAAGGCCTTCGGGCCATGGGCGGACCTGCTGCCGCAAGAACGCGCCCGCCTGTTGCGCCGCTGGTTCGACCTGATGGGCCAGCACCGTGAGGATCTGGCCCGCATCATGGTGCTGGAACAGGGCAAACCCATATCCGAGGCGCGGGGCGAGATCGACTATGCCGCGTCCTTCCTCGAATTTTACTCTGAGGAAGCCAAGCGTCCCAATATCGAAGGCGTCACCAGCCATCTGGCCGACGCCGAGGTCGAGATCTGGCGCGAACCCGTGGGGGTCGCGGCCCTCATCACGCCATGGAATTTCCCCGCTGCCATGCTGACCCGGAAGGCCGGTGCGGCACTGGCCGCAGGCTGCACCGTGGTAGCCCACCCGTCTGCGGAAACGCCGTTTTCGGCGCTGGCCTTGGCTGAACTGGCCGAACGCGCAGGCATCCCGGCGGGCGTGTTCAACGTGGTGACGGGGGATGCGCCCGTGGTGGTAGAACCCTGGACGCAGGACAAGCGCGTGCGGGTGCTGTCTTTCACCGGGTCCACCCCCGTGGGTCGGCTGCTCTATCGCCAATGCGCCGATACGGTGAAGACGCTGGTGATGGAACTGGGCGGGCATGCGCCCTTCATCGTCTTCAGCGATGCCGATCTGGATCGCGCTGTGTCCGAGGCCGTGAAAGCGAAATTCGCAACTTCTGGGCAGGATTGTCTGGGTGCCAACCGCTTCTTCATCGCGCGCCCTGTCTATGACGACTTCTGCGCGCGCTTCACGCAGGCCACCAAGGCCCTGCGCGTCGGTCCGGGCATGGATGACCCCGACATCGGTCCGCTGATGAACACGGGCGCGGTGGCCAAGCAGGTGGCGCATGTGAAAGACGCGCTGGCACGCGGCGCGAAGCTGTTGATCGGGGGTGACGTGCTGCCCAACGGCCCGCTGTTCTACGCCCCCACGGTGCTGGCGGATGTGCCGATGGATGCCGACATCATGCGCGAAGAAACCTTTGGCCCCGTCGCCGCCCTGACCCCGTTCGACAGCGAAGACGAGGTGGTCGCCGCCGCCAATGCCACCGAATACGGGCTGGTGGCCTATGTCCACACCATCGACCCGCGCCGCATCTACCGCATGTCGCGGTCGCTGGAATTCGGCATGGTCGCGGTCAACCGCACTAAGGTCACCGGCGCGCCGATCCCGTTTGGCGGATTCAAGCAATCCGGCCTGGGCCGGGAAGGCGCAAGACTGGGGATGGAAGCTTTTACTGAAGTGAAATACGTTTGTCGCGACTGGGGCTGA